A portion of the Staphylococcus felis genome contains these proteins:
- the purF gene encoding amidophosphoribosyltransferase has translation MYDIRGLNEECGVFGIWNHPHAAYLTYMALHSLQHRGQEGAGIVCSNGEQLFGARGMGLLTEAISDAQLQSLEGYHHAIGHVRYATTGASEISNVQPFLFKHSKGDLGLAHNGNLTNARQIRRAIESEGGIFQTTSDSEVLAHLLIKGKSDNIKTNQKAALNQVKGAFSCVILNEQQLSVTRDNRGVRPLMLGKVDGAYCVASETCAFTAIGAEYIRDIEPGELITFKGEDEVDYDTYTMDIGHRMCSMEYVYFARPDSEFRKHSIYNVRKALGRRLAREMGVDADIVIGVPDSSLQAAKGFSEETGIPNEQGLLKNRYIGRTFITPDQSVRERQVRMKHAPIRDVIEGKRVVVIDDSIVRGTTSKYIVKALKNAGAKEVHMGISSPPLQDPCYYGIDVSTHSELMAAQYTIDEIKEMIGADSLTYLSVEGMHDVFKSFDSKGECDACFTGNYPIEIVDHQLPEAKEMKRRGV, from the coding sequence ATGTATGACATCCGTGGACTAAATGAAGAATGCGGAGTTTTCGGAATTTGGAACCATCCCCATGCAGCTTATCTCACATATATGGCGCTACATAGTCTACAGCATCGTGGTCAAGAAGGTGCAGGTATTGTGTGCTCGAATGGTGAACAACTATTTGGTGCACGTGGGATGGGGCTTTTAACTGAAGCGATATCTGATGCGCAGCTTCAATCCTTAGAAGGTTACCATCACGCTATAGGCCACGTACGCTATGCGACAACAGGTGCGAGTGAGATTTCAAATGTACAGCCTTTTTTATTCAAACATTCAAAAGGTGATTTAGGTTTAGCGCATAATGGTAATTTAACGAATGCGAGGCAAATTCGCCGTGCAATTGAATCTGAAGGTGGTATTTTTCAAACGACAAGTGATTCTGAGGTGCTTGCGCATCTTCTTATTAAAGGGAAATCAGACAATATTAAAACCAATCAAAAAGCAGCATTAAATCAAGTTAAAGGGGCTTTTAGTTGTGTCATTTTGAATGAACAACAGTTATCGGTGACTCGTGATAACAGAGGGGTAAGGCCACTGATGCTTGGAAAAGTAGATGGTGCTTATTGTGTCGCGAGTGAAACATGTGCTTTTACTGCAATTGGTGCGGAATACATTAGAGACATTGAGCCTGGAGAGCTGATTACATTCAAAGGCGAAGATGAAGTGGATTATGATACCTATACTATGGACATTGGTCATCGTATGTGCTCAATGGAGTATGTATATTTTGCACGTCCAGATTCAGAATTTCGTAAACATTCTATATACAACGTCAGAAAAGCGTTAGGACGTCGTTTGGCACGCGAGATGGGTGTTGATGCGGATATTGTGATTGGTGTACCTGATTCTTCACTGCAAGCGGCTAAAGGCTTTTCAGAAGAAACAGGTATTCCAAACGAACAAGGGCTACTCAAAAATCGATATATTGGACGTACGTTTATTACGCCTGATCAGTCAGTGCGTGAACGTCAAGTAAGAATGAAGCATGCACCGATAAGAGATGTTATCGAGGGCAAACGTGTTGTTGTCATTGATGACTCCATCGTCCGTGGAACAACGAGTAAATATATCGTTAAAGCGCTCAAAAATGCAGGTGCCAAAGAGGTTCATATGGGCATTTCGTCCCCACCCCTTCAAGATCCATGTTATTACGGTATAGATGTTTCAACACACTCAGAGCTAATGGCAGCACAGTACACAATTGATGAAATTAAAGAGATGATAGGTGCTGATTCTTTAACGTATCTATCAGTTGAAGGAATGCATGACGTGTTTAAAAGCTTTGATTCAAAGGGTGAATGTGACGCGTGCTTTACAGGCAATTATCCAATTGAAATTGTGGACCATCAATTACCAGAAGCAAAAGAAATGAAAAGAAGAGGAGTGTAA
- the purM gene encoding phosphoribosylformylglycinamidine cyclo-ligase, translating into MAESYKKAGVDIEAGYEAVKRMSSHVERTMRKEVLGSLGGFGATFDLSQLNMKAPVLVSGTDGVGTKLKLAIDHNRHDTIGIDAVAMCVNDILTTGAEPLYFLDYIATHKVVPEVIEQIVKGISDGCVETNTALIGGETAEMGEMYHEGEYDVAGFAVGAVEKSEYVDGSNVQKGDVIIGLASNGIHSNGYSLVRRLIDESGINVNDIFENNRTYLDTFLKPTALYVKPVLKVKASVKIHAMTHITGGGFYENIPRALPEGKTAVIDTQSFPTPKVFNWIQEVGRIETKEMYNIFNMGIGYTLIVAQEDEAKVHDILKSEQVDAYTIGHITEEEASIRLMEASL; encoded by the coding sequence ATGGCTGAATCATATAAGAAAGCAGGCGTTGATATCGAGGCAGGATATGAAGCTGTAAAACGTATGTCAAGCCACGTTGAGCGCACAATGCGTAAAGAAGTATTAGGCAGTTTGGGTGGTTTTGGCGCAACATTCGATTTATCTCAACTGAATATGAAAGCGCCTGTTTTAGTGTCGGGCACAGATGGCGTTGGAACAAAGTTAAAATTAGCAATTGATCATAATCGTCACGATACAATAGGTATTGATGCTGTTGCAATGTGTGTCAATGACATATTGACAACAGGAGCTGAGCCTCTTTATTTCTTAGACTATATTGCCACGCATAAAGTAGTCCCAGAAGTGATTGAACAAATTGTTAAAGGTATTAGTGATGGTTGCGTGGAGACAAACACAGCGTTAATTGGTGGCGAAACAGCTGAGATGGGTGAAATGTATCATGAAGGTGAATATGATGTTGCAGGTTTTGCTGTTGGTGCTGTCGAAAAATCAGAGTATGTAGACGGTTCAAATGTACAAAAGGGTGATGTCATTATTGGTCTAGCTTCAAATGGTATTCATTCAAATGGGTATAGCTTGGTGCGTCGATTAATAGACGAATCAGGTATCAATGTGAACGATATTTTTGAAAATAACCGCACATACTTAGATACATTTTTAAAGCCAACAGCGCTATATGTTAAACCTGTACTTAAAGTCAAAGCATCTGTTAAGATTCATGCAATGACACATATCACAGGTGGAGGATTTTACGAAAATATTCCAAGAGCACTTCCAGAAGGTAAAACAGCGGTTATTGATACACAATCATTCCCAACGCCTAAAGTGTTTAATTGGATACAAGAAGTAGGTAGAATCGAAACTAAAGAAATGTATAACATCTTTAACATGGGAATTGGATATACGTTAATTGTTGCGCAAGAAGATGAAGCGAAAGTGCATGATATTCTAAAAAGCGAACAAGTTGATGCCTATACAATTGGCCATATTACTGAAGAAGAGGCATCGATACGTTTAATGGAGGCATCATTGTGA
- the purN gene encoding phosphoribosylglycinamide formyltransferase yields MKKVAIFASGSGTNFDNIMNRIESGVLSGIKVTALYTDQPSAQCIHLAKQHGVEVHIYEPRTYPNKSAYEEDVLNQLNEEHVDWIILAGYMRLIGHTLLKGYEGKILNIHPSLLPKYKGKDAVGQALNSGDRETGSTVHYVDEGMDTGQIIEQRTCPIYQNDTKEELENRIKALEYELYPAVIQKIIL; encoded by the coding sequence GTGAAAAAAGTAGCGATATTTGCATCAGGTTCTGGGACGAACTTCGATAATATAATGAATCGTATTGAATCTGGTGTGTTATCAGGTATCAAGGTAACGGCACTTTATACTGATCAACCTTCAGCACAATGTATTCATCTTGCAAAGCAACACGGTGTTGAGGTTCATATATATGAACCACGTACATATCCAAATAAAAGTGCGTACGAGGAAGATGTTTTAAATCAGTTGAATGAAGAGCATGTAGATTGGATTATTTTAGCAGGATACATGCGATTAATCGGACATACCCTTTTGAAAGGCTATGAAGGCAAAATTTTAAACATCCATCCATCATTACTTCCTAAATACAAAGGTAAAGATGCAGTAGGACAAGCGTTAAACAGTGGGGATAGGGAAACAGGTTCTACGGTACATTACGTAGATGAAGGTATGGATACAGGTCAAATTATTGAACAGAGAACGTGTCCTATATATCAAAATGATACAAAAGAAGAATTAGAAAATCGTATTAAAGCATTAGAGTATGAATTATATCCAGCAGTTATACAAAAGATTATTCTATAA
- the purH gene encoding bifunctional phosphoribosylaminoimidazolecarboxamide formyltransferase/IMP cyclohydrolase yields the protein MKKAILSVSDKTGIVEFAQSLVKEGYTLYSTGGTFRQIKDAGVTVHSVSELTQFEEIMDGRVKTLHPAVHGGILADRHKPEHLEQLKAQNIDLIDMVVVNLYPFKETVANPDVTEMDAIENIDIGGPTMLRAAAKNFKHVTTIVHPSDYEEVIARIQNDTLDEAYRKSLMIKVFQHTYEYDQAIVQFFNPNSETLRYGENPQQSAEFIRTSNAKHTLAGAKQLHGKQLSYNNIKDADAALNLVKKFESAAAVAVKHMNPCGVGVGNSIEEAYRHAYEADIQSIFGGIVALNRPVTGVLAEALHEIFLEVIIAPSFEREALEVLQKKKNIRLLEVDMTEDLDEQEFVSVSGGYLVQDKDHFDVKKEDMKVVTDVKPTDKQWEALLLGWKVVKAVKSNAIVLANDHQTVGVGAGQMNRVGSAEIAIERAIEMNDNVVLASDGFFPMDDTVETAAKAGVKAIIQPGGSIKDQDSIDMANRYGIAMVTTGMRHFKH from the coding sequence ATGAAAAAAGCAATTTTAAGCGTATCTGATAAAACAGGTATTGTAGAGTTTGCACAATCATTAGTTAAGGAAGGCTATACGCTTTATTCAACAGGGGGCACTTTTCGTCAAATTAAAGATGCCGGAGTAACAGTACATTCAGTATCTGAGTTAACGCAATTTGAAGAAATTATGGATGGACGTGTTAAAACATTACATCCAGCAGTACACGGTGGAATTTTAGCAGATCGTCATAAGCCTGAACATTTAGAACAACTTAAAGCTCAAAATATAGATTTAATTGACATGGTCGTTGTCAACTTATATCCATTTAAAGAAACGGTGGCGAACCCTGATGTCACTGAGATGGATGCAATCGAAAACATTGATATTGGTGGTCCAACAATGTTACGTGCAGCAGCGAAAAATTTTAAACATGTCACTACAATTGTGCATCCATCTGACTATGAAGAAGTGATAGCACGCATACAAAATGATACTTTAGATGAAGCATATCGTAAATCCTTAATGATTAAAGTATTTCAACATACTTATGAATATGATCAAGCGATTGTACAATTCTTTAACCCAAATAGTGAAACGTTACGCTATGGTGAAAATCCACAACAATCAGCAGAGTTTATTCGTACATCAAATGCTAAACATACATTAGCAGGCGCTAAACAATTACATGGGAAGCAATTAAGTTATAACAATATTAAAGATGCGGATGCAGCGTTAAATTTAGTTAAGAAGTTTGAATCTGCTGCAGCTGTTGCTGTAAAACATATGAATCCATGTGGTGTCGGAGTGGGGAACTCTATAGAAGAAGCCTATCGTCATGCATATGAAGCGGATATTCAATCTATTTTTGGTGGTATTGTCGCATTGAATCGCCCTGTAACAGGCGTATTAGCAGAAGCATTACATGAAATCTTTTTAGAGGTGATTATCGCACCTTCATTTGAAAGAGAAGCGCTTGAAGTATTACAAAAAAAGAAAAATATTAGACTGCTTGAAGTGGATATGACTGAAGACCTTGATGAACAAGAGTTTGTTTCAGTGTCTGGTGGCTACCTCGTGCAAGACAAAGATCATTTCGATGTCAAAAAAGAAGATATGAAAGTGGTCACTGATGTAAAACCAACTGACAAGCAATGGGAAGCTTTATTATTAGGATGGAAAGTCGTAAAAGCAGTTAAAAGTAATGCCATTGTTTTGGCCAATGACCATCAGACAGTTGGCGTAGGGGCTGGACAAATGAATCGTGTTGGATCAGCAGAAATTGCAATTGAAAGAGCAATTGAAATGAATGATAATGTCGTACTTGCTTCGGATGGATTCTTCCCTATGGATGATACTGTTGAAACAGCAGCGAAAGCAGGTGTTAAGGCAATTATTCAACCAGGTGGTTCAATTAAAGATCAAGACTCGATAGATATGGCAAACCGTTACGGTATTGCAATGGTGACAACAGGTATGCGTCATTTCAAACATTAA
- the purD gene encoding phosphoribosylamine--glycine ligase, producing the protein MHVLVIGSGGREHALAYKLNESHLVSKVYAIPGNDAMIEVAEVHTEIAENNHEDILKFAKNHQIEWVIIGPEQPLTDGLGNLLRNAGMKVFGPNKEAAQIEGSKSFAKRLMKKYNIPTADYQEISQKSEALNYVKNCELPIVLKKDGLAAGKGVIIAQTREEAIDAVETLYPEEESKVVFEQFLEGEEFSLMTFVNGDYAVPFDTIAQDHKRAFDHDEGPNTGGMGAYCPVPHISTNVLKETNDKIAQPIARAMKSEGYDFMGLLYIGAILTKEGPKVIEFNARFGDPEAQVLLKRLDSDLMEHIVQLEAKQPIDMVWKDEAVVGVMLASKGYPGLYDKGHTVSGFEQDSDYYFVSGLKCEQDQFVTSGGRVILAIGTGDSIVNAQKNAYERVRKIQSDNLFYRNDIAHKAIDS; encoded by the coding sequence ATGCATGTTCTTGTAATTGGAAGCGGTGGCCGCGAGCACGCGCTTGCATACAAATTAAATGAATCTCATTTAGTCTCAAAAGTATACGCTATCCCTGGTAATGATGCGATGATAGAGGTGGCAGAAGTCCATACAGAAATTGCAGAAAACAATCATGAGGATATTTTAAAATTTGCGAAAAACCATCAAATTGAATGGGTAATTATTGGACCTGAGCAACCGCTCACAGATGGATTAGGCAATCTATTGAGAAATGCTGGAATGAAGGTGTTTGGTCCAAATAAAGAGGCAGCACAAATAGAAGGGTCTAAATCGTTTGCCAAACGTTTGATGAAAAAATACAATATTCCAACAGCAGATTATCAAGAAATAAGTCAGAAATCTGAGGCTCTTAATTATGTTAAAAACTGCGAATTACCGATAGTTCTCAAAAAAGATGGACTCGCTGCAGGTAAAGGTGTCATTATTGCGCAAACTCGTGAAGAGGCGATAGATGCAGTCGAAACACTTTATCCCGAAGAAGAAAGTAAAGTCGTGTTCGAACAATTTCTTGAAGGTGAAGAATTTTCATTGATGACTTTTGTTAATGGAGATTACGCGGTTCCTTTTGATACGATTGCACAAGACCATAAACGTGCTTTTGATCACGACGAAGGACCCAATACTGGTGGCATGGGCGCATATTGTCCAGTGCCTCATATTAGCACAAATGTTTTAAAAGAAACAAATGACAAAATTGCGCAGCCTATTGCACGTGCGATGAAAAGTGAAGGTTATGACTTTATGGGACTTCTATATATCGGTGCGATACTGACGAAAGAGGGACCCAAAGTAATAGAATTTAACGCACGATTTGGTGATCCTGAAGCGCAAGTATTGTTAAAGCGTTTGGATAGCGATTTAATGGAACATATCGTTCAATTAGAAGCTAAGCAGCCTATTGATATGGTCTGGAAAGATGAAGCAGTAGTGGGTGTAATGTTAGCGTCTAAAGGCTATCCAGGATTGTACGATAAGGGGCATACCGTAAGTGGTTTTGAACAAGATTCGGATTATTATTTTGTAAGTGGATTAAAGTGTGAACAAGACCAATTCGTCACATCAGGAGGACGTGTTATCTTGGCAATCGGAACAGGAGATTCTATTGTAAACGCTCAAAAAAATGCATATGAACGAGTTCGAAAAATTCAGAGCGACAATCTCTTTTATCGAAATGATATAGCACATAAAGCGATAGACAGTTAA
- a CDS encoding energy-coupling factor transporter transmembrane component T family protein — MVESWKLKYTFMDKVNIITKLFLGIALFFFIIFIHNFDFMIYLAFMMLLFLLLVSGTQWKVLLLFLSFSIVFALTSSLFMIFYGEGQHVLFKFGFVQISSESLVRGLHLSLRTMVISFFGLSIAFTSQVIMIFYSLMQHLKVKPKIAYAFMAAFRMIPLMIESVFQLRNALKMRYQMIDNKNYSGFKRLNHLLIPLLSQNIRKAHRLSVAMEKKGFQDGPRTYYYHVPFSYRDVILVLLIILFVILAFTMAHFVPITHITDVR, encoded by the coding sequence ATGGTTGAATCTTGGAAGCTTAAATACACATTTATGGACAAGGTCAATATTATTACTAAGTTGTTTCTAGGTATTGCACTTTTTTTCTTTATTATCTTTATTCACAACTTTGACTTTATGATTTATCTTGCCTTCATGATGTTATTGTTTTTACTTCTAGTGAGCGGCACACAATGGAAAGTATTATTACTGTTTTTGAGTTTTTCCATTGTGTTTGCCCTTACCTCATCGTTATTTATGATTTTTTATGGTGAGGGTCAACATGTATTATTCAAATTTGGGTTTGTACAAATCAGTAGCGAGAGCCTTGTACGTGGACTTCATTTGTCTTTACGTACAATGGTTATTAGTTTCTTTGGCTTATCGATTGCATTTACTTCACAAGTTATCATGATTTTTTATAGCTTGATGCAACATCTCAAAGTTAAACCTAAAATCGCATATGCCTTTATGGCGGCTTTTCGAATGATTCCATTGATGATTGAATCTGTGTTTCAACTTAGAAATGCCTTAAAAATGCGTTATCAAATGATTGACAACAAAAACTATTCGGGGTTTAAAAGGCTCAATCATTTATTAATCCCTTTATTAAGCCAAAATATACGTAAAGCGCATCGTTTATCTGTCGCTATGGAGAAAAAAGGGTTTCAAGATGGGCCTCGTACTTACTATTATCACGTCCCATTTTCATATAGAGATGTTATATTGGTCCTTTTAATTATTTTGTTTGTTATACTTGCTTTTACGATGGCGCATTTCGTACCCATAACACATATCACTGATGTTAGATAA
- a CDS encoding ABC transporter ATP-binding protein, translating to MLKVKNLRLKYPSADYKIFDGLDIEIKDKEKVLLLGPSGSGKSTLLNVLSGIVPHLIDLPMKYDELHISKQSGVIFQDPDSQFCMPQVNEELAFILENRQVARQEMDHLINEALQRVQLDVNPKQNINQLSGGMKQKLAIAGTLLQNANTLFLDEPTAMLDVEATENLWSLLRDLWEDQTVLIVEHKVEHIWDYVDRVILMNHQGQIIQQGEPDYILKHFEDVLSEYGVWHPNAWDKAPNPIEKPSDISKSFYYQFNQGAIQRGNKKLYNVSHFDIHPGEWITLTGKNGTGKTTLFESMMQLIKYRGTMRYNNQKLNKLKDAANNMYLVYQNPELQFIQNTVFDEIFVNYDHSNHDNAKQLTESMLELLDLHHVKNQHPFELSMGQKRRLSVATALSTNADIILLDEPTFGLDSHNTFKLIELFHERMQQGQTIMMITHDPHIIHRYPTRHFAIQNAQLVECEVTHHG from the coding sequence GTGTTAAAAGTTAAAAATTTGCGCTTGAAATATCCAAGTGCTGATTACAAAATTTTCGATGGTCTAGATATTGAAATTAAAGATAAAGAAAAAGTACTTTTACTTGGACCATCAGGTTCTGGTAAAAGTACTTTACTCAATGTATTAAGCGGCATAGTTCCTCATTTAATTGACTTGCCAATGAAATATGATGAACTGCACATTTCAAAACAATCTGGAGTTATCTTTCAAGATCCTGACTCACAATTTTGCATGCCACAAGTAAATGAAGAACTTGCTTTTATACTTGAAAACCGCCAAGTTGCGCGTCAAGAAATGGATCATTTAATAAATGAAGCATTACAACGCGTTCAACTGGATGTGAATCCTAAGCAAAATATCAATCAGTTGAGTGGTGGAATGAAGCAAAAATTAGCGATTGCGGGGACACTCTTACAAAATGCAAATACGTTATTTTTAGATGAACCAACTGCAATGCTTGATGTAGAAGCAACAGAAAATCTTTGGTCTTTACTTAGAGATTTATGGGAAGATCAAACTGTGCTCATCGTAGAACATAAAGTTGAACACATATGGGATTATGTAGATCGTGTGATTCTTATGAACCACCAAGGTCAAATCATTCAACAAGGCGAGCCAGATTACATTTTAAAACATTTTGAGGATGTTTTAAGCGAATACGGTGTTTGGCATCCGAATGCGTGGGATAAGGCGCCTAACCCCATTGAAAAACCATCAGATATTTCAAAGTCATTTTATTATCAATTCAATCAAGGCGCTATTCAAAGAGGAAATAAAAAACTATACAATGTATCACATTTCGATATACATCCAGGTGAATGGATTACATTAACTGGAAAAAATGGAACAGGTAAAACAACTTTATTTGAGTCGATGATGCAACTAATTAAATACAGAGGAACAATGCGCTACAATAATCAGAAACTAAATAAGTTAAAAGATGCAGCGAATAATATGTATTTAGTTTATCAAAATCCAGAGTTACAGTTTATTCAAAACACTGTTTTTGATGAAATCTTTGTTAATTATGACCATTCAAATCATGACAATGCGAAACAATTAACCGAATCTATGCTTGAATTACTAGATTTACATCATGTCAAAAATCAACATCCTTTTGAATTATCAATGGGGCAAAAGAGACGATTAAGTGTCGCAACTGCCTTAAGTACTAATGCGGATATTATCTTGCTGGATGAGCCAACATTTGGTTTAGATAGTCATAATACGTTTAAATTAATTGAGTTGTTTCACGAAAGAATGCAGCAAGGGCAAACCATTATGATGATTACACATGACCCACATATTATTCATCGTTATCCGACGCGTCACTTTGCAATTCAAAATGCTCAACTTGTTGAATGCGAGGTGACACATCATGGTTGA
- a CDS encoding ECF transporter S component, with the protein MKKGLTLSDILVTVLISVIFAVIYNLWWIVNNTVQPLGLHIDQLMYGMWFSAAVVAYLIIPKMGIALLAEFAAGAGETIMMGRFDIPTIIYALLQGLACEIVFAIFRYKSRALMVAILAGMAAAIISLPIDWYYGYLNEVAKWNLILLIAFRVISGAVLAGIFPYYLVKALDQTGVTKLFRPASKDDYDTL; encoded by the coding sequence ATGAAGAAGGGGTTAACACTTTCTGATATCTTAGTGACAGTCTTAATTTCTGTTATTTTTGCTGTCATTTATAATTTATGGTGGATTGTTAATAATACAGTTCAGCCACTCGGTTTACATATCGATCAGCTGATGTATGGTATGTGGTTTAGTGCTGCTGTTGTTGCATATTTGATTATTCCAAAAATGGGAATTGCATTACTTGCCGAGTTTGCAGCAGGTGCTGGCGAAACCATTATGATGGGTCGCTTTGATATACCAACAATTATTTATGCATTACTTCAAGGTTTAGCATGTGAAATTGTATTTGCTATATTCCGATACAAATCACGTGCATTAATGGTTGCTATTTTAGCCGGTATGGCTGCTGCTATTATCAGCTTACCCATTGACTGGTACTATGGTTACCTTAATGAAGTTGCAAAATGGAATTTAATTTTATTAATTGCCTTTCGAGTGATTAGTGGTGCTGTTTTAGCTGGTATTTTCCCATATTATCTAGTCAAAGCACTTGATCAAACTGGTGTAACTAAGCTATTCAGACCTGCTTCAAAAGATGATTATGATACTTTATAA
- the graF gene encoding glycopeptide resistance-associated protein GraF — MSEKDLKKAAEQAKEKEQDLKNKKEDTKKGLEETKDNIQDTFE, encoded by the coding sequence ATGTCTGAAAAAGATTTAAAAAAAGCAGCAGAACAAGCTAAAGAAAAAGAGCAAGATTTAAAAAATAAAAAAGAAGATACTAAAAAAGGTTTAGAAGAAACAAAAGATAATATTCAAGACACTTTTGAATAA
- the auxA gene encoding lipoteichoic acid stability factor AuxA, with protein MSLFNKYTEVIYSYIIGVLSILLSIIIFINIPLIHQLNDGKRKIPDIDNAWDFTMAFFNEIIRVMSKYIGDVPLASGIIILLFGALMVLIGRTLTNTTRFDYDISIFFLLIGIIYFVLTLIFMSQVYSWVAFVFVIPFLIHIGYIAYKDELNPAHRKQHYLWIIFSYGLSYVMTQLSLYGRIDAREITAIDVLSINTFFILLWILGQMAIWNFLFLRRSLPVSNEELTGETNEYSRSKKYQFNDNTKYHIKDIQHRTSELTQGITRKTRRSIDLEKIRRQKDTIKEKWFGWAKLEEDDIPSFLHRPKWLKKNYVILACGIIILFFILLEFNNRNSLFMSGDWRLSQTQYVYEWVSLFLLLIVGIIYIITTVTYMLKGKYYYLQLFMISILFFKLLTEYIVILFNGLLLSIFITPILLLMLIPAIVAFIVQLRQKSPDEQ; from the coding sequence ATGTCATTGTTCAACAAATACACCGAAGTGATTTATAGCTATATTATTGGTGTACTTTCTATTCTATTGAGCATTATTATTTTCATTAATATACCACTTATACATCAACTCAACGATGGTAAGCGTAAAATACCTGACATTGATAATGCTTGGGATTTTACAATGGCGTTTTTTAATGAAATTATTCGTGTAATGAGTAAATACATTGGTGATGTTCCTTTAGCGAGCGGAATTATCATACTTTTATTTGGGGCATTAATGGTTTTGATAGGGCGAACTTTAACGAATACAACACGATTTGATTATGATATCTCAATCTTCTTTTTGCTGATTGGTATTATTTATTTTGTGTTAACGTTAATTTTTATGTCTCAAGTTTATAGTTGGGTTGCTTTTGTTTTTGTGATACCTTTTTTAATACATATCGGGTATATCGCATATAAGGATGAGTTAAACCCAGCACACCGCAAACAACATTACTTATGGATTATATTTAGTTACGGTTTGAGTTATGTAATGACTCAGCTTTCATTGTATGGTCGTATTGATGCACGTGAAATTACAGCTATTGATGTATTAAGTATTAATACTTTTTTTATCTTATTGTGGATTTTAGGACAAATGGCGATTTGGAACTTTTTGTTTTTACGTCGTTCATTACCTGTGTCAAATGAAGAGTTAACAGGAGAAACGAATGAATATTCAAGAAGTAAAAAGTACCAATTTAATGATAATACTAAATACCATATTAAAGATATTCAACATCGCACATCAGAACTTACACAAGGCATTACTCGAAAAACACGTCGAAGTATTGATCTTGAGAAGATACGACGTCAGAAAGATACAATAAAAGAAAAGTGGTTTGGTTGGGCTAAATTAGAAGAAGATGATATTCCCTCTTTTTTACATCGTCCAAAGTGGTTGAAAAAAAATTATGTCATACTTGCGTGTGGCATTATCATTTTATTCTTCATACTGCTCGAGTTTAATAATCGGAATAGCTTATTTATGTCGGGAGATTGGAGACTTTCTCAAACACAATATGTATATGAATGGGTAAGCTTATTTTTATTGTTAATAGTGGGAATTATTTACATCATTACAACAGTCACTTATATGTTAAAAGGAAAGTACTATTACTTACAATTATTCATGATTAGTATTCTATTTTTTAAGTTACTTACAGAATACATTGTTATACTTTTTAATGGGTTATTACTTTCAATTTTTATTACACCTATTTTATTATTAATGCTTATTCCTGCGATTGTCGCATTTATTGTACAACTTAGACAAAAGTCTCCGGATGAGCAGTAA